The Bacillota bacterium DNA window CGAATACTTCGCAAAGATTGGCCTAGTGCCTGCCTACTGGCTGTATTACACAAAACAGTATGGCTTCACAATTGAGGACTACATCAGGAGGATGAAGGAGAAGCAGAGGAAGCACCATGCAAGGAAGGTCGAACGCGCAAAAGAAAAAGGCCGGGAGTATTACACTCCTGACCGAGTTCGTAAAATGGAATATGCCCAAAGACTTGCAACGACTTAGTTCAGGCCAAAACACATTGGTAAGCCGTATGCCTTAGCAGGGCACGTGCGGTTTGATGAGGGGGTAGCCATGAGAGTGGTTACCCTACTCTATTGCCGTTTCTAGACGCTGAATCAGCAGGTCCAGGTCAACGTTTTTGCGGGAGCTGGCAATTTTCAAAGTGGCAAACTTAGCTACGGTTTTCCGCATAACTGGATTCTGGAGTTCAGTAAACCCAAGCTCGGTAAAAACCGCTTCAGTCTCAGGATGGGCAGCTAGGATATCGCCGACCCTGGATTCCGGAGTCAACTTCATCGTTTCAACACCCCTTCTCTATTGCTCTTGCTCGTTACGCCGCCGTTAACTAATCACTGCGGGGAAAGCTCAATGGTGAAGTAACCTTGGTCCTGGTAATACCAGGTTCTATAGCGGACAGGAGAAGTGAATTCGATGATAAACTCAAAATACAGTTCATCGGGAGAAAAACTACAGGTGATTATGCCAATCAATGGTGAACCAAGGGCATATTCCGCCAATTTCTGATCCCACTCTTTTTGTGCGCAGGCCTGGGCGTAAATTTGGATCGCCATTTTGTCTTGGGAATAGCGAATTTTGTAAGCGGGAAGACTTGCATTGTCTGTGGCTTTAAAATCGCCGATGTGGATAAACTCATTGCTGTTTCGGGTTTGTTCCCAACGGAAATCATCAACTCGCCCCACCCGCCCATGGGTGGAGGTAGGAATGCGTCGGTGGCTGCTGGTATAGTTTGTGTCGGTGGAAAACTCCGGCAAAGGACCGACCATCTGACCGTTATTGCCGTTGCATCCTGATAATAACTGGCAGATGCATACCAGAACGATTATAATAAACTTACCTATGTCACTCACCCTTACCTGATTTTAGGGGAGAGTTCGTCATTATACTTATAATTTCCTGCTTTTCACCAGAAATATGGAAAAATAATCATTGACACCCTGCGTATGTTCTGATAATATATACCCTGTGGGGGTATAGGAGGAGTAAGATGGTAACTGATAAACTTTATGACTTAATTATTGTCGGTGGCGGTCCGGCAGGTCTTGCCGCTGGTTTGTACGCCGGCCGGGCAATGATGGATTGTCTGATTTTGGAGGGACAGGGCCCCGGTGGTCAGGTTATGATGACTCACGAGATTGAGAATTATCCCGGGTTTATTGACCCTATTTCAGGTGGCAATTTGTCGGCTAATATGTACAGCCAGACGTTGCGGTTCGGTGTCGAGTTTGTGTCTCAGCCGGTGCGGGAGTTAAAGATCAATGACAAGATTAAGACCGTGAGAACTTCTGAAGGTGCTTTTCAGGCAAAAGCCGTTATTATCGCCACAGGTGTTACCCCAAGACTGCTTTCTGTGCCGGGCGAGGCAGAATATACTGGACGCGGTGTGTCCTATTGTGCAACCTGTGACGGCGCATTCTTCCGGGATAAGACGGTAGCAGTTGTCGGTGGCGGGGATACAGCAGTTAAAGAAGCGTTGTTTTTAACCAAATTCGCTAAAAAGGTCTATTTAATACATCGCCGGGACCAACTGCGGGCCGAGCCGGTACAGCGGCAGCGACTATTGGCCAGTCCTAAAATCGAGCCAATTTGGAATACCGTTGTCGGTAAAGTTCATGGGGATGGCAATCGGGTGACCGGGTTGAGCTTAAACAGCCAGCAAGGCGGCAGACCGCCCCAGGCCTTGCATGTTGATGGCGTGTTTGTGTTTGTAGGTCGCCAGCCCATGGGTCCCATGGAGGGGACAGGGCTGATTGTTGACACAGATGGGTATATTAAAACTGATGAGGATATGCAGACTAATTTACCCGGTGTTTACGCTGTGGGCGACGTGCGCAGTAAACGTTGGCGCCAGATAGTTACTGCGGTTAGCGATGGCTGTATTGCTGCGCTAAGTGCCGCCGAATATATCGAAGAAAATTTCAGGGAGGAAGACTAATGGTTAAATCAATTACTGCCGGAGAATTTAAGGATACGGTTTTGGCCTCGGAGCGCCCGGTTTTGGTGGATTTCTGGGCTGAATGGTGTGGTCCTTGTCGAATGGTAGCGCCGGTTGTGGAGCAGATTGCAGATGAGCTGGCAGACCGTTTGGAAGTTGTAAAAGTTAATGTGGATGATGAGTCAACTGTGGCTGCCGAATACAACATTTTAAGCATTCCGACGTTGATGGTCTTTAAAAATGGTGAAGTAGTCGAGACAATTGTCGGATTTCAAGCGAAACCCGATTTAATGGCCAAAATCGAAAAACATCTTTAAAAACCGGCTCAGCCGGTTTTTTTTTGACACTTTTCTCGCTCGGCGGCGTCCTACATATGAGAGGAAAAGGAGGTCGGGTTTATTGACAAGAGTAAAAATAGTTGTTGATTCAGCGTTGGACATCCCTAATGCAGCACTAACTGAGTATGGGGTAGTGCAGGTTCCGGTTTTGGTGCACTGGCAAGGCAAGGAGTACAAAGACAAAGTAGATATGGCTCCCGATCAGATGTTTAAAAAGTTTGCCGAGGTGCCGGAGCTGCCAACAACTTCTCAACCGGCTTCCGGAGAGTTTGCCAGGGTTTATAAGCATTTGC harbors:
- a CDS encoding DUF1858 domain-containing protein; its protein translation is MKLTPESRVGDILAAHPETEAVFTELGFTELQNPVMRKTVAKFATLKIASSRKNVDLDLLIQRLETAIE
- the trxB gene encoding thioredoxin-disulfide reductase, which codes for MVTDKLYDLIIVGGGPAGLAAGLYAGRAMMDCLILEGQGPGGQVMMTHEIENYPGFIDPISGGNLSANMYSQTLRFGVEFVSQPVRELKINDKIKTVRTSEGAFQAKAVIIATGVTPRLLSVPGEAEYTGRGVSYCATCDGAFFRDKTVAVVGGGDTAVKEALFLTKFAKKVYLIHRRDQLRAEPVQRQRLLASPKIEPIWNTVVGKVHGDGNRVTGLSLNSQQGGRPPQALHVDGVFVFVGRQPMGPMEGTGLIVDTDGYIKTDEDMQTNLPGVYAVGDVRSKRWRQIVTAVSDGCIAALSAAEYIEENFREED
- the trxA gene encoding thioredoxin — protein: MVKSITAGEFKDTVLASERPVLVDFWAEWCGPCRMVAPVVEQIADELADRLEVVKVNVDDESTVAAEYNILSIPTLMVFKNGEVVETIVGFQAKPDLMAKIEKHL
- a CDS encoding DegV family EDD domain-containing protein, which translates into the protein MFKNRLSRFFFDTFLARRRPTYERKRRSGLLTRVKIVVDSALDIPNAALTEYGVVQVPVLVHWQGKEYKDKVDMAPDQMFKKFAEVPELPTTSQPASGEFARVYKHLLQGADVILSFHIAASLSGTYNSAVAGAEIVKNPAIQVFDTNSVSMGGGLQALTAAKTLAAGGTWQEALASAEKVEERVMIHLVLDTLSNVLKGGRTRLEATLAHY